The following coding sequences are from one Streptomyces sp. NBC_01294 window:
- a CDS encoding PspC domain-containing protein: MPVAAAPRTPHASEADEPPQRKLYRSADGRMLGGVARGLAGHLGLPVGWVRLAFLLLFMWGDGLGVLLYAAFWVFVPLGVGGRAGHRSFFETLPDGSRRLRKPDRGQITALIALFIGAGIFISKVQLGGASGRYVWPTLLVGAGVVLVWRQADNARRAHWSTAAGRHGRLFQVARALAGVALVGVGLTVFIVVRGSAAQLGNVLTATLAVLVGVALLAGPWLIRMTQDLSEERLMRIRAQERAEVAAHVHDSVLHTLTLIQRNAEDAGEVRRLARAQERELRNWLYKPEGTGKDEAEEPATLAEAVKKTAAEVEDHHGVPIEVVVVGDCPLDERLAAQVQAAREAMVNAAKYGGEGGPVQVYAEVEGQTVFVSVRDRGPGFDIDAVPDDRMGVRESIIGRMQRNGGTARLRSAPDGGTEVELEMERAANTA; the protein is encoded by the coding sequence ATGCCCGTAGCCGCCGCTCCCCGTACCCCGCACGCATCCGAGGCCGACGAACCGCCGCAGCGCAAGCTCTACCGCAGCGCCGACGGCCGGATGCTCGGCGGCGTCGCGCGCGGTCTCGCCGGGCACCTCGGGCTGCCCGTGGGCTGGGTCCGGCTGGCGTTCCTCCTCCTCTTCATGTGGGGCGACGGACTCGGCGTGCTGCTGTACGCCGCGTTCTGGGTCTTCGTACCGCTCGGCGTCGGCGGCCGCGCCGGGCACCGCTCCTTCTTCGAGACCCTCCCCGACGGCAGCCGCCGGCTGCGCAAACCCGACCGCGGGCAGATCACCGCGCTGATCGCCCTGTTCATCGGCGCGGGCATCTTCATCTCCAAGGTCCAGCTCGGCGGCGCCTCCGGCCGGTACGTGTGGCCGACGCTGCTGGTCGGGGCCGGGGTCGTGCTCGTATGGCGGCAGGCCGACAACGCCCGCCGTGCCCACTGGTCCACGGCCGCCGGACGGCACGGACGCCTCTTCCAGGTCGCGCGAGCCCTGGCAGGCGTCGCCCTGGTCGGGGTGGGCCTGACCGTCTTCATCGTCGTACGGGGCTCCGCCGCACAGCTCGGCAACGTCCTCACCGCCACCCTCGCGGTCCTCGTCGGCGTGGCCCTGCTCGCCGGACCCTGGCTGATCCGGATGACCCAGGACCTGTCCGAGGAACGCCTGATGCGCATCCGCGCCCAGGAACGCGCCGAGGTCGCCGCCCACGTGCACGACTCGGTGCTGCACACCCTCACCCTGATCCAGCGCAACGCGGAGGACGCCGGAGAGGTGCGCCGCCTCGCGCGGGCGCAGGAACGCGAACTGCGGAACTGGCTCTACAAGCCCGAGGGCACCGGCAAGGACGAGGCGGAGGAGCCGGCCACCCTGGCGGAAGCCGTGAAGAAGACCGCCGCCGAGGTGGAGGACCACCACGGCGTCCCGATCGAGGTCGTGGTCGTCGGCGACTGCCCGCTCGACGAGCGGCTGGCGGCGCAGGTCCAGGCCGCGCGCGAGGCGATGGTCAACGCCGCCAAGTACGGTGGCGAGGGCGGGCCCGTACAGGTGTACGCGGAGGTGGAGGGGCAGACGGTGTTCGTGTCCGTACGGGACCGGGGACCGGGCTTCGACATCGACGCGGTACCGGACGACCGCATGGGCGTACGAGAATCGATCATCGGCCGGATGCAGCGCAACGGCGGGACCGCACGGCTGCGGTCCGCGCCCGACGGCGGCACGGAAGTCGAGCTGGAGATGGAGAGGGCGGCGAACACAGCATGA